CAGCACCTCGGACTCACGGGTGCTGTCTCCGGCTGCGTTGTTCTCACGCTCTTTTTTTGCGCGGTCCAGTGCCTGCTTAATTCGTTCCATTGCCTTGCCCTTATTGCTCGTTGAGCGTCATATAAAAATCAGAAACCGAGTTTTCTAAGTATCGTAAACCACAGCACATCCAGTGGTCTGAACGCAAAATGAATCACGATCAACAGTATGATTATCCCAACCAGTATGCCTGCTCCAATCAGCGCCCAATTCCGTCGAGACTTAGACTGATCGCGTCGATTGGCAATGACAGGAATCGATGCCAGAGGCGCCGAGCCGGCCACATCGGTGAGGTCAACCGCTTTGCGCACAGCGCTGTCGAGGCTCTCGGCGATTACCGCCGCAGCGATCGTACCGAACATCGACAAAACGAGCCCCAAAAACAACAGCGCAACGCGATTAGGCGAGTGTGCGGATGTGGGCGCAATTGGCGGCTCGATGAGGGTGAACTTCTGACCTTTTTGGCCGAGAATCACATCTTCTTCGAACTGCGACTGCCCCAGTTGGGCTTTGTAGTTTTGCAGCAGGGCGCGGCGGTCGGTGAGATCACGCATAATGGCGGAAAATTCGCGCTCAACCAGCGGCGCTTTGCTCAAAATATTTTGGTATTCCTGCGCTTTGCCATTCAGATCTTCCAGCGTGCCCATCAGCGAGCCCATTTTCGTCTGCACTTGCGCGAGATTGGCTTGCAGATTGATGTAGGCCGGATTCGTCGGAATCTCTTCGCCATTGCGATTTTCCTGCCGAGTGGACACTTCGTTAATAAGACGTTTGCTGACAAATCCCTCGGTACCATCACCCAATCGAATTCTCGCCCAGTTGCCCGCGTTCGAATCGATCAACGTTGCTTCGTCACCCTTGAGGAACGCGCCAACGATGGCCGAACCAGAAGACGCCTCGGCACGCACGTTTATGCTCTCGCGGACGCTCGACGCCGTGATGACTTTACGTCTTGAGCTGGTTGTCATGGCGGTGGAGCGATCCGCTTCCAGCGACTCAAGCTGCCGCTGCAATCGTTTTACTTCCGGGTGCTCGTCGCTGTAATCGCGACGCGCCACGGCCAATTGCGCTTCGGCCTCTAGAATTTGATCATTGAGCGCGCTCAGGTCTTGGCCCGCATCGCCCCCTGCCTCGGCAATGAGCGTCGCCAACTGTTTCTCTAGTCGTCTCACATCCGGATGATTGTTGCCGTAGCTTGCTTTGGCGGCGCGGAGTTGTCCGCGCGTCAACTCGATTTGCGCACGCGGATCGGTTATCGCCTCGAGCTGAGGATTACCGCCCGAAAACGGATCGGTTTGAATCAGTGATGACTGAAGGAAAATGCGCTGCTGCTCCAGTGCCGACACTTCACGCTGCACATCACCCGCATCGCGTTCTGTCTTTTGCATGAGCTGCATGATTAATGGCACGAACTCGGGCAACGCGCCTTCGTTCTCAGCCTTGAAGCGGGCTAATCGCTCCTCAAGATCGAGCACTTCCCGGTTGGTTTTCTCCACCTGCTCCTCAAAGAACGATACCTTTTGGTTCGCATCGGCAAGGCCCTGAGATTCGTTCTCGGTGCGATACAGCGTGACCAACGCATTGGCCACTCTCTGTGCCATCACCGCGTTGCGATGATCAAAACTCAGATCGAATGCGATCGTTACGCGTGTTGGGCGACCGCTGCGAGGATCGATTACATCGGCACTCACCAAGTCTTGCCGAATGTCTTCTCGCATCTCCTCGATAATTTCACTGCGAGGCAATCGCTCGATATCGTCCCGGTACAGATCGTACTCATCGATGATTGCCGAAAGATTGACCGAAGTGAGCGCACGCTGTTGAACTTTATAGACTCGAGCGTCGGCGTATTCGGTCGTCGAACGACGGCTGTCA
This Pseudomonadota bacterium DNA region includes the following protein-coding sequences:
- a CDS encoding SH3 domain-containing protein, which produces MELQERTNSLRDYISIVKRRKTQMLITFLSLMALTLIITIGLPSVYRSTATILLEEQEVDDDFDSRRSTTEYADARVYKVQQRALTSVNLSAIIDEYDLYRDDIERLPRSEIIEEMREDIRQDLVSADVIDPRSGRPTRVTIAFDLSFDHRNAVMAQRVANALVTLYRTENESQGLADANQKVSFFEEQVEKTNREVLDLEERLARFKAENEGALPEFVPLIMQLMQKTERDAGDVQREVSALEQQRIFLQSSLIQTDPFSGGNPQLEAITDPRAQIELTRGQLRAAKASYGNNHPDVRRLEKQLATLIAEAGGDAGQDLSALNDQILEAEAQLAVARRDYSDEHPEVKRLQRQLESLEADRSTAMTTSSRRKVITASSVRESINVRAEASSGSAIVGAFLKGDEATLIDSNAGNWARIRLGDGTEGFVSKRLINEVSTRQENRNGEEIPTNPAYINLQANLAQVQTKMGSLMGTLEDLNGKAQEYQNILSKAPLVEREFSAIMRDLTDRRALLQNYKAQLGQSQFEEDVILGQKGQKFTLIEPPIAPTSAHSPNRVALLFLGLVLSMFGTIAAAVIAESLDSAVRKAVDLTDVAGSAPLASIPVIANRRDQSKSRRNWALIGAGILVGIIILLIVIHFAFRPLDVLWFTILRKLGF